From a region of the Pseudanabaena sp. ABRG5-3 genome:
- a CDS encoding vWA domain-containing protein, which yields MLDKRDYTLIIDKSGSMSNTDRGTNKSRWEIVKESTLALARKCDQLDPDGITVYLFSGKFKRFDNVSAARVEQIFQENDPMGGTNLTAVLQDAINSFFQRKKAGQIKTGETILVITDGEPDDRRSVFEVIIEATRRLNNDAELALSFIQVGTDASATDFLKALDDKLQSIGANFDIVDTITLADMEDMTLSEVLLSAIND from the coding sequence ATGCTAGACAAACGTGACTATACGCTGATTATCGACAAAAGCGGCAGTATGTCTAATACCGATAGAGGTACAAACAAAAGTCGATGGGAAATTGTTAAGGAATCTACGCTTGCCCTTGCTCGTAAATGTGATCAACTAGATCCTGATGGGATTACGGTGTATTTGTTCTCAGGAAAATTCAAGAGATTTGATAATGTCTCTGCGGCAAGGGTTGAGCAAATCTTCCAAGAGAACGACCCAATGGGTGGGACAAATTTGACCGCAGTTTTGCAGGATGCGATTAATAGTTTCTTTCAGCGCAAAAAAGCTGGGCAAATCAAGACAGGGGAAACAATTCTCGTAATTACCGATGGTGAACCCGACGATCGCCGTTCAGTGTTTGAAGTCATCATCGAAGCGACACGCCGCCTGAATAATGATGCTGAATTAGCACTTTCCTTTATTCAAGTTGGCACTGATGCAAGTGCGACCGACTTTCTGAAAGCTCTAGATGATAAATTGCAAAGCATTGGTGCAAACTTCGATATTGTCGATACGATTACGCTGGCGGATATGGAAGATATGACTCTCTCGGAAGTTTTATTAAGTGCAATTAATGATTGA
- the upp gene encoding uracil phosphoribosyltransferase, whose translation MAPQLRVYVPPHPIIRHWLTIAREKHTPVPLFRTAMSELGKWLTYEAIREFLPVQEVDIETPIGTASGQLIDASIPLALVPILRAGLAMLEGSQTLLPTANVYHLGLVRNEETLEASCYLNRLPERFEPQTRIFIVEPMMATGGSIIATLKLLTERGADPAFIRIINALCAPPALQLINQQFPSVQIYSACIDEVVNEQGWIVPGLGDAGDRSFGT comes from the coding sequence ATGGCTCCTCAATTGCGCGTATATGTTCCTCCCCATCCCATCATCCGCCACTGGCTCACGATTGCGCGGGAGAAGCATACACCTGTTCCACTATTTCGCACAGCAATGAGCGAACTTGGGAAATGGCTGACCTATGAGGCAATTCGTGAATTTTTGCCAGTGCAGGAAGTCGATATTGAAACGCCCATAGGAACCGCATCAGGACAGTTAATTGATGCTTCTATCCCTTTAGCGCTTGTGCCAATTTTGCGGGCAGGATTAGCAATGCTCGAAGGGAGTCAAACTCTCTTACCAACTGCTAATGTTTACCATTTGGGACTAGTGCGTAATGAGGAAACCCTTGAGGCTAGCTGCTATCTCAATCGTTTGCCAGAGAGATTTGAACCACAAACTCGTATTTTCATTGTTGAACCGATGATGGCAACGGGGGGATCGATTATCGCTACTTTGAAATTACTGACGGAGCGAGGAGCCGATCCTGCTTTCATACGGATTATTAATGCTCTATGTGCGCCACCAGCTTTGCAGCTAATCAATCAACAGTTCCCATCAGTCCAAATCTATTCGGCATGTATTGATGAAGTTGTTA
- a CDS encoding salt stress protein, Slr1339 family codes for MESLESILTDLQNKYTDPNVNQQPKSQLKSERSQQDLPSLDIEVKPAITTNPSSLDRLLDDLRNGVTKPVEPEINVQPIPSTSSAINHDLQQVEDLQKAKDRQIYEQKAREWLKTLDPLCGEGLWFEEFAKNYPSKLEAAIAIIQSK; via the coding sequence ATGGAATCTCTTGAGTCCATTCTTACGGATCTTCAGAATAAATACACAGATCCTAATGTTAATCAGCAACCTAAGTCTCAGCTTAAATCTGAGCGATCGCAACAAGATTTACCCAGCCTAGATATTGAGGTCAAACCAGCAATCACAACTAATCCTAGTTCCCTAGATCGCCTATTGGATGATTTACGCAATGGCGTTACTAAGCCTGTAGAACCAGAAATAAATGTCCAGCCAATACCATCTACCAGTAGTGCTATTAATCATGATCTGCAACAGGTAGAGGATCTCCAAAAAGCTAAAGACCGTCAGATTTATGAGCAAAAGGCAAGGGAATGGCTAAAAACGCTTGATCCTCTCTGTGGTGAGGGATTATGGTTCGAGGAATTTGCCAAGAACTATCCGTCCAAGCTAGAAGCAGCGATCGCCATAATACAATCCAAGTAA
- a CDS encoding MAE_28990/MAE_18760 family HEPN-like nuclease: MKEFIRDFHKRVVEINKYFNLVDRIENLGGFSTDSIVFPSGDYIVDSDLQKILKSNCYLLLYNLIESSVRNGIIAIHDAIYLDKLTYKDLSPKIKRLWLLNDRSKSFINSNIKRDTIATNLQEIIGLILDEEIVALDESNIPISGNLDAKTINELISMYGFSGNLGISAKEIDNVLNFVVKIRCDLAHGNVSFSDASNEVIWNRSTSDPDSSNSVYRYLVDDKEKIVKYLTHLLKNIDEYIDNKKYKV, translated from the coding sequence ATGAAAGAATTTATACGAGACTTTCATAAGCGTGTAGTTGAAATTAACAAATATTTTAATTTGGTCGATAGGATTGAAAATCTTGGAGGTTTTTCGACTGATTCGATTGTTTTCCCATCTGGTGATTACATAGTTGATAGTGATCTTCAGAAGATTTTGAAATCCAATTGTTACTTGCTTTTATATAATTTGATTGAATCCTCCGTTAGGAATGGCATAATAGCTATCCATGATGCTATTTATCTTGATAAGCTGACCTATAAAGATTTGAGTCCAAAAATTAAAAGATTATGGCTGTTAAATGATCGTAGTAAAAGTTTTATAAATTCCAATATTAAAAGGGATACTATTGCAACAAACCTTCAGGAAATAATTGGATTAATCCTTGATGAAGAGATAGTTGCTCTAGATGAAAGTAATATTCCAATATCTGGTAATCTTGATGCCAAAACTATCAATGAATTAATAAGTATGTATGGTTTTAGTGGGAATTTGGGCATTTCAGCTAAGGAGATAGATAATGTTCTTAATTTTGTAGTTAAGATTAGGTGTGATTTAGCTCATGGCAATGTATCATTTAGTGATGCATCAAATGAAGTTATTTGGAATAGATCAACTAGTGATCCTGATAGTAGTAATAGTGTTTATAGATACTTAGTTGATGATAAAGAGAAGATAGTTAAATATTTAACACATCTCCTAAAAAATATTGATGAATATATTGATAACAAAAAGTATAAAGTATAA
- the def gene encoding peptide deformylase: MLIPSLDKIFTKKLTIHQLGDPALRETAQPIANVRDREIQQLIDEMLVTLKESKGVGLAAPQVGRSLQLIIVASHPNERYPNAPQMEPTAMINPKIISYSLETEKGWEGCLSVPMIRGLVPRYREIELEYLDRQGDRQVAKLTDFVARIFQHEYDHLEGKVFLDRVETNLDLVTESEYHKLNK, from the coding sequence ATGTTAATCCCGTCCCTTGACAAAATATTTACCAAAAAATTAACGATTCATCAGCTTGGTGATCCTGCATTACGCGAGACTGCTCAACCGATCGCTAATGTGCGTGATCGCGAAATTCAGCAATTAATTGATGAGATGCTAGTCACTCTCAAAGAGAGCAAGGGCGTGGGTTTAGCAGCTCCACAGGTTGGACGATCGCTTCAGTTAATCATCGTTGCTTCCCACCCCAATGAGCGTTATCCCAATGCGCCCCAAATGGAACCAACAGCCATGATTAACCCCAAGATTATTTCCTATTCATTAGAAACCGAGAAAGGGTGGGAAGGCTGCCTCTCAGTACCGATGATTCGTGGGCTTGTACCCCGTTATCGTGAGATCGAATTGGAATATCTAGATCGTCAAGGCGATCGCCAAGTTGCAAAGCTCACTGATTTCGTCGCTCGTATCTTCCAACATGAGTATGATCATTTAGAAGGAAAAGTCTTTTTAGATCGTGTGGAAACAAATTTAGATCTAGTTACAGAATCTGAGTATCACAAGTTAAATAAGTGA
- a CDS encoding DUF262 domain-containing protein, which produces MVGIFQQERIVKAEEQIAEKRRYINYDTREFTIESIVKYLEEEETFLPEYHRDLVWDSTRQSKFIESIFLGLPILPLFVAKIQEPFSLEIIDGSQRVLTLAAFMTNKLQLIHLKTLDSLNGFSFSDFSPSHQRKFKNTSINVIILFDADEISKKDISNRINTY; this is translated from the coding sequence ATGGTTGGAATATTTCAACAAGAAAGAATTGTTAAAGCAGAAGAACAAATTGCAGAAAAAAGGCGGTACATCAATTATGATACGAGAGAATTCACGATTGAAAGTATAGTCAAATACCTAGAAGAAGAAGAGACCTTTTTACCTGAATATCATAGAGACTTAGTATGGGATAGTACTCGTCAATCTAAGTTTATTGAATCTATTTTTCTTGGATTACCTATACTTCCGCTCTTTGTTGCCAAAATTCAAGAGCCATTTAGTTTAGAAATTATTGATGGTTCTCAAAGAGTCCTAACTCTTGCAGCATTCATGACTAATAAATTACAACTAATCCATTTAAAAACTTTGGACTCTTTGAATGGATTTAGCTTTAGTGATTTTTCACCTTCCCATCAACGAAAATTCAAAAACACTTCTATTAATGTAATTATTTTATTTGATGCTGATGAAATATCAAAAAAAGATATATCTAATCGCATCAATACTTATTAA
- the gloB gene encoding hydroxyacylglutathione hydrolase yields MQIYRLPVLSDNYVFVLHDPASKTAAVVDPAVAEPVLAKLEELDATLVAIFNTHHHGDHVGGNSALIKKFPKAVVYGGEKDRDRIPHQQVFLKGGDRVTFGDREAEVFFVPGHTYAHIAYYFPAVGDEGGELFCGDTVFAGGCGRLFEGTPAQMLSSIDQLRQLPDDTRVWCAHEYTLGNLKFALTVDSENPDLQERMVTATEMRQRGQATVPSTIGLEKRTNPFLRWDIPAIQRSAGIDIPDRVFARIRGQKDNFAG; encoded by the coding sequence ATGCAAATCTATCGCCTGCCCGTCTTAAGTGACAATTACGTGTTTGTGTTACATGATCCTGCTAGTAAGACTGCCGCAGTCGTTGATCCTGCTGTTGCTGAGCCAGTCTTAGCCAAATTAGAAGAATTAGATGCAACTTTGGTAGCGATTTTTAATACGCATCATCACGGTGATCATGTGGGTGGTAACTCCGCATTAATCAAAAAATTTCCTAAGGCAGTTGTCTACGGTGGCGAAAAAGATCGCGATCGCATTCCCCATCAACAAGTATTTCTCAAGGGTGGCGATCGCGTAACTTTTGGAGATCGCGAAGCAGAGGTATTTTTTGTCCCTGGACATACCTATGCCCATATTGCCTATTACTTCCCCGCAGTGGGCGATGAAGGCGGTGAACTATTTTGTGGTGATACGGTGTTTGCTGGCGGCTGTGGCAGATTATTTGAAGGCACTCCTGCCCAGATGCTTAGTTCCATTGACCAATTGCGGCAGCTACCCGACGATACTCGTGTTTGGTGCGCCCATGAATACACCCTAGGCAATCTCAAATTTGCACTGACCGTTGATAGTGAAAATCCTGATTTACAGGAAAGGATGGTTACGGCTACTGAAATGCGCCAAAGGGGACAGGCAACTGTACCAAGTACGATTGGTTTAGAAAAGCGGACTAATCCATTTCTGAGATGGGATATTCCCGCAATTCAGCGATCGGCAGGTATAGATATTCCCGATCGCGTATTTGCCAGAATTCGCGGACAAAAAGATAATTTTGCAGGTTAG
- a CDS encoding sensor histidine kinase has product MKSPDRLLIVDDVPDNLFLVRTILEEEGYEIITASNGYEALKIIESEPIDLVLLDVMMPLMDGYEVTRRIRAMKDLPFIPILLITAYDRANAVKGLDLGADEFIRKPIEADELLARVRSLLRLKHSIAERDRIDRQRQDFVSRLTHDLRTPLVAADRMLGLLQDGVLGEISPQIGEALTIMGRSNRNLLEMVNKLLDVYRYESGSKTINLQPLNLQELLDQVVEELKPIAISKNLELTAELDQTATVKGDRLELLRVFNNLIGNALKFTEVGKVHVSLKLAQNEAHQSEAIIAIADTGAGIPIDEQPFLFQRFRQGNHQKQGSGLGLYLSHYIISAHDGKILVKSPNLDTQQGSTFFVHLPII; this is encoded by the coding sequence ATGAAATCTCCTGACCGTTTACTAATTGTTGATGATGTGCCAGACAATCTGTTTCTTGTTCGCACAATTCTCGAAGAAGAGGGATACGAGATCATCACAGCATCGAATGGTTATGAGGCATTAAAAATTATTGAATCTGAGCCAATTGACTTAGTATTGCTAGATGTGATGATGCCCCTCATGGATGGCTATGAGGTGACACGCCGCATCAGAGCGATGAAGGACTTGCCATTCATTCCGATCTTGTTGATTACTGCCTATGATCGCGCTAATGCTGTCAAAGGTTTAGACCTCGGTGCAGATGAATTTATTCGGAAACCAATTGAGGCGGATGAACTCTTGGCAAGGGTGCGATCGCTGCTGCGTTTAAAACATAGTATTGCGGAACGTGATCGCATTGATCGCCAGCGACAGGATTTTGTATCGCGCTTGACCCATGACTTGCGGACTCCACTTGTGGCGGCGGATCGAATGTTAGGACTATTGCAGGATGGCGTATTGGGGGAAATTTCGCCACAAATTGGGGAAGCTCTAACAATCATGGGGCGCAGCAATCGCAATTTGCTGGAAATGGTGAATAAGCTCCTTGATGTCTATCGCTACGAATCAGGCAGTAAAACCATTAATTTACAGCCATTAAATTTGCAGGAATTGCTCGATCAGGTGGTAGAGGAACTTAAGCCGATCGCCATTTCTAAAAATCTGGAACTTACCGCCGAGCTAGATCAAACAGCTACGGTAAAGGGCGATCGCCTAGAGCTATTGCGGGTATTTAATAATTTAATCGGTAATGCCCTGAAATTTACCGAAGTGGGAAAAGTTCATGTTAGCCTAAAGCTAGCTCAAAATGAGGCGCATCAATCCGAGGCAATTATTGCGATCGCAGATACTGGTGCGGGTATTCCGATTGACGAGCAACCATTCCTGTTCCAAAGATTTCGCCAAGGCAACCATCAAAAACAAGGTAGCGGCTTAGGTCTATACCTATCACACTATATTATTAGTGCCCATGATGGCAAAATTCTAGTCAAATCGCCCAATCTTGACACTCAGCAAGGTTCTACTTTCTTCGTGCATTTACCCATCATTTAA
- a CDS encoding DUF2237 family protein, translating into MAVVKNVLGENLALCCSSPVTGFYRDGFCQTGDRDLGVHVVCAQVTEEFLAYTKAQGNDLSTPAPIFNFVGLKAGDRWCLCASRWKEALDAGVAPPVDLAATHEAALKYVSLDELKKHAI; encoded by the coding sequence ATGGCTGTAGTCAAAAATGTTTTAGGTGAAAATCTGGCGCTCTGTTGTTCATCGCCAGTCACAGGATTTTATCGGGATGGCTTTTGTCAAACAGGCGATCGCGATTTAGGTGTCCATGTAGTGTGCGCCCAAGTCACTGAGGAATTTCTTGCCTATACCAAAGCTCAAGGCAATGATTTAAGCACACCCGCACCCATATTTAATTTTGTGGGATTAAAGGCAGGCGATCGCTGGTGTTTATGTGCATCACGGTGGAAAGAAGCACTAGATGCAGGTGTCGCGCCACCCGTAGATCTCGCCGCCACCCACGAAGCAGCGTTAAAGTATGTGTCTCTAGACGAATTAAAAAAACATGCAATTTAA
- a CDS encoding NAD(P)/FAD-dependent oxidoreductase, whose protein sequence is MASTEVVVIGGGAAGFFGAIHAAQAAHTRVTLLEAGRQPLAKVRVSGGGRCNVTHHCFEPSQLVQNYPRGGKALRGAFSKFQPLDVVRWFNHEGVKLKTEADGRMFPITDDSETIVEALMFAAKKAGVNLRNNVLVQKIEHLGDRKFDVILKNGENIICDRLLLTTGSSPSGYAIARSLGHELEPPVPSLFTFNIKDSKLHELAGVSVNPATVKLISSASPEKKKSSRNPLEQSGALLITHWGLSGPAILKLSAWAARELHECNYQAKLAVNWIPSLKMEAIKQILLTAKGDQPKKFISNYCPLEISLRLWEYLLDKAEVELEKRWADISNKAIQQIVNVLSASEYAIAGKGVFKEEFVTCGGIRLQDVNFQTMESKICQGLFFAGEILDIDGVTGGFNFQNAWTTSWIAAQGLTVL, encoded by the coding sequence ATGGCAAGTACAGAAGTGGTGGTAATCGGTGGTGGAGCCGCAGGATTTTTTGGTGCAATCCATGCGGCGCAAGCTGCCCACACTCGCGTCACCCTCTTGGAGGCGGGGCGACAACCTCTGGCAAAAGTCAGAGTTTCAGGGGGAGGACGTTGTAATGTAACCCACCATTGTTTTGAACCTTCGCAATTAGTCCAGAACTATCCTAGAGGGGGTAAAGCCTTACGAGGAGCATTCTCCAAATTTCAACCCTTAGATGTCGTGCGCTGGTTTAATCATGAAGGAGTGAAGCTAAAAACTGAAGCCGATGGCAGAATGTTTCCCATTACCGATGATTCGGAAACAATTGTGGAAGCCTTGATGTTTGCCGCAAAAAAGGCAGGTGTTAATCTTCGTAATAATGTTTTAGTCCAAAAAATTGAACATCTCGGCGATCGCAAATTTGATGTAATTCTTAAAAATGGTGAGAATATAATCTGCGATCGCCTATTACTTACCACAGGTAGCAGTCCATCGGGCTATGCGATCGCGCGATCTCTAGGTCACGAACTTGAGCCACCTGTACCTTCTCTATTTACCTTTAATATCAAGGATTCTAAACTTCACGAACTTGCAGGGGTCAGCGTCAATCCTGCCACCGTGAAATTAATTAGTTCCGCTAGTCCTGAGAAGAAAAAATCGAGCCGCAATCCCTTAGAACAATCAGGCGCTTTATTAATCACCCATTGGGGCTTGAGTGGTCCCGCAATCCTGAAGCTATCTGCATGGGCGGCACGAGAACTCCATGAATGCAATTATCAAGCAAAATTAGCAGTTAATTGGATTCCATCTTTAAAAATGGAAGCGATTAAGCAAATTCTCCTAACCGCAAAGGGAGATCAACCCAAAAAGTTTATTTCTAACTATTGTCCCTTAGAGATTTCCCTGCGACTCTGGGAATATCTTCTAGATAAAGCGGAAGTGGAACTAGAAAAACGTTGGGCGGATATTTCTAATAAAGCGATTCAGCAAATTGTGAATGTATTAAGTGCGAGTGAATATGCGATCGCAGGTAAAGGTGTATTTAAAGAAGAATTTGTCACCTGTGGCGGTATTCGCTTGCAAGATGTCAACTTTCAGACGATGGAAAGTAAGATTTGTCAGGGTTTATTTTTTGCGGGAGAAATATTAGATATTGATGGTGTGACAGGTGGTTTTAATTTCCAAAACGCTTGGACAACATCATGGATTGCCGCACAGGGGTTAACTGTCCTATAA
- a CDS encoding mannose-1-phosphate guanyltransferase encodes MRAVLMAGGSGTRLRPLTCDLPKPMVSVLNRPITEHILNLLKRHGIREVIATLHYLPDVIREHFGDGSDFGVNMMYVVEEDQPLGTAGCVKNVESLLDSTFMVISGDSITDFDLTAAIKFHRAKKSQATLILRRVTDPMAFGVVITDEEDRIQRFLEKPSTSEIFSDTVNTGIYILEPEVLSFLPANEPSDFSNDLFPLLLAKGVPMFGYIASGYWCDIGSLEAYRQAQYDAIRGRVHLDLDYVQLRTGLWIGKHTVISPTVQIEPPVLIGSNCSIGDRTKISAGTVIGDRVTIGNDCDLQRPIIGNSAMISEECHLWACTISRNARISRRVHVMEGAVVGSNSVIGEEARVFPNVRIWPSKHVEAGATLTTNLIWGAMASRNLFGQHSVSGLANVDITPEFAVKLGAAYGATLRPNSHVMVSRDQRTICRMLTRSLISGLMSVGINVENLEATAIPISRFIAPSLGVVGGIHVRVHPDRNDCVMIEFLDANGININKAGEKKIEGTFFKEDFRRARIEEIGEISYPTRVLDYYNSGFAKNIDVEAIRYSDCKKIVIDYVYAVSGAVLPRILGKFSTDVVVLNASLNEIAPAPVDREKMLTQLTDVVKAVRANFGVQVFANGEKFILIDELGKPIRDELLTGLMVEMALMAKTGGTVVVPVSASGMVELIAEKHGGKVIRTRANPTALMATCHSTEGVVLGGSAEMGFIFPQLHPGFDAMFSIAKIMEWITLQKRSLSQVRTHLPRCHFRQQTVRCPWSIKGTLMRHLVESYGRERMELIDGVKIFYSDRDWVLVLPDAGDPLVHVFSNGFDTPLSNGQAWADNQLQEVCSHIEGFCKLQIALSKDSVLLDN; translated from the coding sequence ATGCGAGCGGTATTGATGGCAGGCGGATCGGGAACGCGGTTACGTCCTCTTACTTGTGATTTACCAAAACCGATGGTATCGGTGCTAAATCGTCCAATTACTGAACATATTCTCAACTTATTGAAGCGTCACGGCATCCGTGAAGTAATTGCGACCTTGCACTATCTGCCCGATGTTATTCGCGAACATTTTGGCGATGGCTCAGATTTTGGCGTGAATATGATGTACGTGGTTGAGGAAGATCAACCATTGGGGACAGCAGGTTGTGTCAAAAATGTGGAAAGCCTATTAGATAGCACCTTTATGGTGATTAGTGGCGATAGTATTACTGATTTTGATCTGACTGCCGCTATCAAATTTCATCGTGCTAAAAAATCACAAGCAACCCTGATCTTAAGACGAGTCACCGATCCCATGGCTTTTGGTGTGGTGATCACCGATGAAGAAGATCGCATTCAAAGATTTTTAGAAAAGCCATCAACGAGCGAGATTTTTTCAGATACGGTCAATACGGGTATCTATATTTTGGAACCTGAAGTCCTGAGCTTTTTGCCAGCAAATGAGCCAAGTGATTTTTCTAATGATCTATTCCCACTTTTACTAGCTAAGGGTGTGCCAATGTTTGGTTATATCGCTAGTGGTTACTGGTGTGATATTGGCTCCCTAGAGGCTTATCGTCAGGCGCAGTATGACGCGATCAGGGGGCGCGTCCATTTGGACTTAGATTATGTGCAGCTACGTACAGGGCTATGGATTGGTAAGCATACGGTGATTTCGCCTACGGTGCAGATTGAGCCGCCTGTGCTGATTGGTAGTAATTGCTCAATCGGCGATCGCACGAAAATTTCCGCAGGTACAGTCATTGGCGATCGCGTCACGATTGGAAATGATTGCGATTTACAACGCCCGATCATTGGCAATAGCGCCATGATTAGCGAGGAATGTCATCTCTGGGCTTGCACCATTTCCCGCAATGCCCGCATCAGTCGCCGTGTGCATGTGATGGAGGGAGCGGTCGTTGGCTCCAACTCAGTTATTGGTGAAGAAGCGAGAGTTTTCCCTAATGTGCGAATTTGGCCCAGTAAGCATGTGGAGGCAGGTGCAACCCTGACCACTAATCTGATCTGGGGCGCAATGGCTTCACGCAATTTATTTGGACAACATAGCGTATCGGGCTTAGCCAATGTCGATATTACGCCCGAATTTGCGGTGAAACTAGGAGCTGCCTATGGCGCAACCCTTCGCCCCAATTCCCATGTGATGGTCTCACGGGATCAGCGCACCATTTGCCGAATGCTAACGCGATCGCTAATTTCTGGATTGATGTCCGTAGGAATTAATGTGGAGAACCTTGAGGCTACAGCAATCCCGATCTCACGATTTATTGCCCCTAGTCTTGGTGTAGTTGGCGGCATTCATGTGCGCGTCCATCCCGATCGCAATGATTGCGTAATGATCGAGTTTCTCGATGCCAATGGGATCAATATCAACAAGGCGGGTGAGAAAAAGATTGAAGGGACATTTTTTAAAGAAGATTTTCGCAGGGCTAGAATCGAAGAGATCGGCGAAATCAGCTATCCTACCCGTGTCTTGGATTATTACAATAGCGGCTTTGCGAAAAATATCGATGTCGAAGCAATTCGTTATAGCGATTGCAAAAAAATTGTTATTGATTATGTCTACGCAGTTTCGGGAGCAGTTTTGCCAAGAATTTTAGGCAAATTTAGTACCGATGTGGTCGTTCTCAATGCCAGTCTTAATGAGATTGCCCCTGCACCAGTTGATCGCGAAAAAATGTTGACCCAGTTAACTGACGTGGTGAAAGCAGTCAGAGCTAACTTTGGGGTACAGGTATTTGCCAATGGCGAAAAATTTATCTTGATCGATGAATTAGGCAAGCCAATTCGTGATGAACTGCTGACGGGATTAATGGTGGAAATGGCTCTAATGGCAAAAACTGGGGGAACCGTAGTTGTCCCCGTATCAGCATCAGGCATGGTAGAACTGATCGCCGAGAAACATGGTGGCAAAGTCATCCGTACTAGGGCAAACCCGACAGCTTTGATGGCAACTTGTCATAGTACGGAGGGTGTGGTTTTAGGTGGTTCTGCCGAAATGGGCTTTATTTTCCCGCAGCTTCACCCCGGCTTTGATGCCATGTTTAGCATTGCCAAAATCATGGAATGGATCACGCTCCAAAAGCGATCGCTATCGCAGGTACGCACTCATCTTCCCCGATGCCATTTTCGCCAGCAGACGGTGCGCTGTCCTTGGAGTATCAAAGGTACACTCATGCGCCATTTAGTTGAGTCCTATGGGCGCGAAAGAATGGAGTTAATTGATGGGGTAAAAATTTTTTATAGCGATCGCGATTGGGTACTAGTTTTACCCGATGCTGGCGATCCCCTCGTCCATGTATTTTCCAATGGCTTTGATACCCCATTGAGTAATGGGCAGGCATGGGCAGATAATCAACTCCAAGAGGTATGCAGCCACATTGAAGGCTTCTGTAAGCTGCAAATAGCTTTATCTAAGGACTCTGTTCTGCTCGACAATTAA
- the pyrF gene encoding orotidine-5'-phosphate decarboxylase, producing MKINLNPVADPQTQIIVALDFPSAREAIDLCDRLPQVGFWKVGLELFIADGSTVLRELKARNKKIFLDLKLHDIPNTVASATRVATKYGADFLTIHASGGRAMMQAAQAEVAGSSTQLLAVSLLTSISAEALKSDLQVPLEVPDYVSKLVLLAQASGLSGAVCSPHEVAKLRSLLKSTGGDEFCFVTPGVRPAGSAVGDQSRVMTPKEAIAAGANYLVIGRPINAAPDPVVAWEQICQDLT from the coding sequence ATGAAAATAAACCTTAATCCTGTAGCCGATCCCCAAACCCAAATTATTGTGGCGCTAGATTTTCCTTCGGCGCGTGAAGCTATAGATTTATGCGATCGCCTACCTCAAGTAGGTTTCTGGAAAGTCGGACTAGAGCTATTTATCGCCGATGGTAGTACGGTTTTACGGGAATTAAAAGCACGTAATAAAAAGATTTTTCTCGATTTAAAGCTCCACGATATCCCCAATACTGTCGCCTCAGCTACTCGTGTTGCCACAAAATATGGTGCTGATTTCCTCACAATTCATGCTTCTGGGGGCAGAGCGATGATGCAAGCTGCACAAGCTGAAGTAGCGGGATCATCAACACAACTTCTAGCAGTGTCGCTATTAACCAGTATTTCTGCCGAGGCTCTAAAGTCAGATTTACAAGTCCCCCTCGAAGTCCCTGACTATGTTTCTAAATTGGTGTTACTAGCCCAAGCAAGTGGTCTCAGTGGTGCTGTTTGTTCACCCCATGAGGTTGCCAAGTTGCGATCGCTCCTGAAGTCAACTGGAGGGGATGAATTCTGTTTTGTGACTCCGGGGGTACGTCCCGCAGGCTCAGCAGTTGGTGATCAAAGTCGGGTAATGACACCCAAAGAAGCGATCGCCGCAGGGGCAAATTATTTAGTAATTGGTAGACCAATTAACGCCGCACCTGATCCCGTTGTAGCTTGGGAACAGATTTGCCAAGATTTGACTTAA